In Ascochyta rabiei chromosome 18, complete sequence, one DNA window encodes the following:
- a CDS encoding Cellulose 1,4-beta-cellobiosidase (non-reducing end) produces the protein MKVIVAFFASGTSAWVIGTQQTETHPKLTWQRCTGKGGTSCSNVNGEITIDANWRWLHDKSANSYTNCYDGNEWNKSLCPTNSACTTNCAIEGSDYSGTYGITTSGNALNLKFITKGQYSTNIGSRTYLMRDTNTYEMFKLIGNEFSFDVDMSQLPCGLNGALYFVSMPEKGQGTPGAKYGTGYCDAQCARDLKYINGQANAEGWQPSDNDQNAGVGKKGACCAEMDVWEANSISTALTPHSCQPEGYSVCEDATCGGTYSLDRYAGSCDANGCDFNPYRVGAKNFYGKGKTVDTSKKMTVVTQFVGSGSTLSELKRFYVQGGKVIPQPQPTIPGMTGNSITQKWCDTQQKVFKEDVYPFNKFGGMASMGKAMAEGMTLVMSLWDDHYANMLWLDSSYPTDKDVSQPGVARGECPTSSGEPSDVEAQYPNAQVAFSNIRFGPIGSTFAQPAGT, from the exons ATGAAGGTTATCGTAGCGTTTTTTGCCTCGGGAACCTCTGCCTGGGTCATTGGAACTCAGCAGACCGAAACCCATCCCAAGCTGACCTGGCAGCGCTGCACTGGCAAAGGCGGTACCAGCTGTTCGAACGTGAATGGCGAGATTACCATTGACGCCAACTGGCGCTG GCTCCATGACAAATCAGCTAACAGCTACACCAACTGCTACGATGGCAATGAATGGAACAAATCTCTGTGCCCTACGAATTCAGCATGCACCACGAACTGCGCCATTGAGGGCTCTGACTACAGCGGTACCTATGGAATCACAACCTCTGGTAATGCGCTCAACCTCAAATTCATTACCAAGGGCCAATACTCTACGAACATCGGCAGTCGTACATACTTAATGCGCGATACAAACACATACGAGATGTTCAAGCTTATCGGCAATGAGTTCAGTTTTGACGTCGACATGTCTCAACTCCCTTGCGGTCTGAACGGAGCACTTTACTTCGTATCGATGCCTGAAAAAGGGCAGGGTACGCCCGGTGCAAAGTATGGAACTG GTTACTGCGACGCTCAGTGCGCTCGCGACCTCAAGTACATCAACGGGCA AGCTAATGCGGAAGGCTGGCAGCCGTCTGATAACGATCAAAATGCCGGCGTCGGCAAGAAAGGCGCATGCTG CGCTGAGATGGATGTCTGGGAGGCAAACTCCATCTCTACGGCTTTGACCCCTCATTCCTGTCAACCCGAAGGTTACAGTGTCTGTGAGGATGCAACGTGCGGAGGCACTTACTCCCTCGACCGCTATGCTGGCTCTTGCGACGCGAACGGCTGTGACTTCAACCCGTACCGTGTGGGCGCTAAAAACTTCTACGGCAAAGGCAAGACTGTCGATACCTCCAAGAAGATGACCGTGGTCACCCAGTTCGTCGGTTCCGGCAGTACGCTCTCAGAGTTGAAGCGTTTCTATGTGCAAGGCGGCAAGGTCATCCCTCAGCCGCAGCCCACTATCCCAGGAATGACAGGCAACAGTATTACGCAAAAGTGGTGCGACACCCAGCAGAAGGTGTTTAAGGAAGATGTCTACCCATTCAATAAGTTTGGTGGTATGGCGTCTATGGGCAAG GCTATGGCTGAAGGCATGACCCTTGTCATGTCACTCTGGGATGACCACTATGCGAACATGCTCTG GCTGGATTCGAGCTACCCAACCGACAAAGACGTCAGTCAGCCCGGTGTAGCTCGTGGCGAGTGTCCTACTTCATCTGGCGAGCCTTCTGATGTCGAGGCTCAATACCCGAACGCTCAGGTCGCGTTCTCGAACATCAGGTTTGGTCCTATTGGCTCGACCTTCGCTCAGCCTGCAGGCACTTAA
- a CDS encoding 3-phytase, with amino-acid sequence MKKTFTKSLTWAAALLPAALAQNATISLAPAATGFDSDNAALIYASSPILLANDGSAADGGFRTFAASNSTNSTSIAERSHERSGRTKIAVPIYDVGGRDVIFNIPSPNSIIRAYDVVSGSEIGGSRKYQLGDWSVARNWRSHTSGANYVFLFGKKAVVQFLVKGGGNEVQILEVQTFAIPIEGETATVLPNGQIFFSGGEGETLYSFQASESIEAPDIRTVGEDLKIQGLSAYHSNSTDYLLVAHDDVIDLYDASFSPKGSVSLEGISELSIGGDISVLQAASTDYPFGAIALAFEGEDDTGVAIGSLSSVLTSLGIQANTDFDPHTKSCGYCTSPISDACSNSGFSQGNSTCGCFAGFAGADCSQTTCQNDCSGHGSCDGPNVCKCEVGWAGPDCSFVAVKAKYETEANGGDGDDPAVWIHPTQPDQSRIITTTKSQGGEGFGVFDLGGKLLQHSTAQEPNNVDIIYGLPIGNSTVDLAYAACRGDNTLCLVEVASDGSLKNITGGIQTLPEDYEPYGSCTYRSSKTQKQYLFVNNKKAEYLQYELSAATNGILQTSLVRNFTGGSGGQVEGCVADEAAGYIFLGEEPTGIWRYDAEPDASNEGFQFAKVGDNGLHADVEGLTLVPAKNGTGGYIMVSSQGISAYLVYERAPPHKYVSTFTIVDNEEKGIDHVTNTDGLTAVGNRLNADFPYGLIVTHDDANELAEGGTSAEASFKLTSLVDVLGEEKAKALGY; translated from the exons ATGAAGAAGACATTCACAAAAAGCCTTACGTGGGCGGCAGCCTTGCTCCCTGCTGCATTGGCGCAGAACGCGACCATCAGTCTCGCCCCAGCCGCCACCGGCTTTGACTCTGACAACGCAGCGCTGATCTACGCATCGTCCCCAATTCTGCTCGCAAATGACGGCAGTGCAGCAGATGGCGGCTTTCGCACTTTTGCGGCCTCGAATTCGACAAACTCAACTTCAATTGCTGAGCGCTCGCACGAAAGGTCCGGACGCACCAAAATCGCGGTCCCCATCTACGACGTCGGTGGTCGAGATGTTATCTTCAACATCCCTTCGCCCAATTCAATAATCAGAGCTTACGACGTAGTAAGTGGAAGTGAGATTGGAGGTTCGCGGAAGTATCAACTTGGTGACTGGAGCGTAGCCCGGAATTGGCGTAGTCATACAAGCGGCGCGAACTACGTGTTCTTATTTGGCAAGAAGGCGGTGGTTCAGTTCTTGGTTAAGGGTGGGGGCAATGAAGTGCAGATTCTCGAG GTGCAAACTTTCGCAATACCTATCGAGGGCGAGACAGCCACTGTTCTTCCAAATGGACAAATTTTCTTTTCTGGCGGCGAAGGCGAAACTCTGTACTCTTTCCAAGCTTCAGAGAGTATTGAAGCACCTGATATTCGCACCGTAGGAGAAGATCTCAAGATTCAAGGCCTCAGCGCATACCACAGCAACTCGACCGACTACCTTCTGGTGGCACACGATGATGTCATCGATCTCTACGATGCTAGCTTTAGCCCTAAGGGTTCGGTTAGTCTGGAAGGCATCTCGGAGCTCTCTATTGGAGGTGATATTTCAGTCCTTCAAGCTGCGTCGACCGACTACCCCTTCGGCGCCATTGCACTTGCTTTTGAGGGAGAAGACGACACTGGCGTTGCCATTGGGTCTCTGAGTAGCGTTCTCACGTCACTTGGCATCCAGGCAAACACCGACTTCGACCCTCATACCAAGTCGTGCGGATACTGTACAAGCCCCATCTCCGACGCATGCTCGAACAGCGGCTTTTCTCAGGGTAACAGCACTTGCGGCTGCTTTGCTGGCTTTGCCGGTGCGGACTGCTCACAGACCACGTGCCAGAACGACTGTTCTGGACACGGCAGCTGTGATGGTCCGAACGTGTGCAAGTGTGAGGTTGGCTGGGCAGGTCCTGATTGCTCGTTCGTAGCCGTCAAGGCCAAGTATGAGACCGAGGCCAATGGCGGTGATGGTGACGACCCAGCTGTGTGGATTCATCCTACGCAGCCAGATCAGAGCCGGATCATCACTACCACCAAGTCGCAGGGTGGCGAAGGCTTTGGTGTATTTGATCTTGGAGGAAAACTGCTGCAACATTCGACCGCGCAGGAACCTAACAATGTTGACATTATTTATGGTCTTCCCATCGGCAACAGCACCGTCGACCTTGCATATGCTGCCTGCCGTGGCGATAACACTCTTTG CCTGGTGGAAGTGGCTAGCGATGGCTCACTCAAGAACATTACTGGGGGCATACAGACTCTCCCGGAGGACTACGAGCCATATGGATCTTGCACGTACCGCTCTTCGAAAACCCAAAAGCAGTATCTGTTTGTGAACAACAAAAAGGCCGAATACCTTCAATACGAACTCTCCGCAGCCACTAACGGCATTCTCCAGACATCCCTTGTCCGCAACTTCACCGGTGGCTCAGGTGGACAAGTTGAAGGCTGTGTTGCCGACGAAGCAGCGGGCTATATCTTTCTCGGCGAAGAACCGACCGGCATTTGGCGCTACGATGCCGAGCCCGACGCGTCCAACGAGGGTTTCCAGTTCGCCAAAGTGGGCGACAACGGCTTGCACGCCGACGTTGAAGGACTGACGCTTGTACCTGCCAAGAACGGCACGGGAGGCTACATCATGGTGTCCAGCCAGGGCATCAGCGCGTATCTTGTATACGAGCGTGCGCCGCCGCATAAATACGTATCGACCTTCACCATTGTTGACAACGAAGAAAAGGGCATCGACCACGTCACGAACACAGACGGGCTTACAGCTGTAGGCAACAGGCTGAATGCCGACTTTCCCTACGGCCTGATCGTCACGCACGACGATGCAAATGAGCTCGCAGAGGGCGGCACCAGCGCCGAAGCGAGCTTCAAACTAACCAGCCTGGTCGACGTGCTGGGAGAGGAAAAGGCAAAAGCGCTGGGGTACTAA
- a CDS encoding tRNA-guanosine(34) preQ(1) transglycosylase: MELLSSLLPGSAPAPKLGQLPTEMLDFTLLKTTGTLAPRLGRLSLPKRRNMLTPGFIGNTSRGVIPHISQDNFSKSLGLDGVYVALEDFIEKIPQKTPPVFQYDVPEPLRKFIALPQDTLLVLGPRRNPPIPSPIHSTNRELGVLTSVGFKALSSEYYAAAARKLQPDIVIGLADIPYGQETVGIKRKDKMSDRTETWVRDIIAKKATLDEEEPSWSIFAPILPIDRDLQSWYLEHLVDDMADKISGVAIYEAYLLDDLPEELHRLPRLSFHAPASPQEILRQAGLGMDIFTVPFLTDATDAGIALNFTFPAAPKDTTSSSRQDLGLDMWSDVHATSVTPLSEGCECYACKKHHRAYIQHLLAAKEMLGWVLIQVHNHAVLSSFFAGVRKSIDADTFDADVTAFERYYESTLPEKTGQGPRVRGYQFKAEEHAKPEKKNQRVFTKYDDAKIAELRLAAAHGQQPGSKPAMRDVIDDEALVGLVGLGEVDVDGARQVESLSLEDDTTKR, encoded by the exons ATGGAGTTGCTCTCTTCTTTGCTGCCCGGGTCAGCTCCAGCACCCAAGCTGGGCCAATTGCCAACGGAAATGCTCGACTTTACGCTCCTCAAAACAACAGGCACCCTTGCACCACGCCTCGGCCGCCTGTCGCTGCCCAAGCGCAGGAACATGCTGACGCCGGGCTTCATTGGCAACACATCACGCGGCGTCATCCCTCACATATCACAGGACAACTTCTCAAAAAGCCTCGGCCTTGACGGCGTCTACGTCGCGCTGGAAGACT TCATTGAGAAGATACCGCAGAAGACACCGCCTGTCTTCCAGTACGACGTCCCCGAGCCGTTGCGCAAGTTCATCGCTCTCCCCCAGGATaccctcctcgtcctcggccCGCGCCGCAACCCGCCCATCCCCTCGCCCATACACAGCACCAACAGAGAGCTGGGCGTCTTGACCTCGGTCGGCTTCAAGGCCCTCAGCTCCGAGTACTATGCCGCTGCCGCGCGGAAGCTGCAGCCAGACATCGTCATTGGCTTGGCGGACATTCCATACGGCCAGGAAACCGTGGGGATTAAGCGGAAGGACAAGATGAGCGACCGCACGGAGACGTGGGTACGGGATATCATCGCCAAAAAGGCTACGCTGGACGAAGAAGAGCCCAGCTGGAGCATTTTCGCGCCCATTCTGCCCATCGACCGCGACCTGCAGAGCTGGTACCTCGAACACCTAGTCGACGATATGGCCGACAAGATTTCTGGCGTCGCCATCTACGAGGCCTACCTGCTCGATGACCTGCCTGAAGAACTGCACCGCTTGCCGCGCCTCTCCTTCCATGCGCCCGCCAGCCCGCAGGAAATCCTGCGCCAGGCAGGATTAGGTATGGATATCTTCACCGTTCCATTCCTGACAGATGCAACGGATGCCGGTATTGCGCTGAATTTCACCTTCCCTGCAGCCCCAAAAGACACCACTTCCAGCTCCCGGCAAGACTTAGGACTAGATATGTGGTCAGACGTACATGCTACCTCGGTCACGCCACTAAGCGAGGGGTGCGAGTGCTACGCCTGCAAAAAACACCACAGAGCATACATCCAGCACCTCCTCGCTGCCAAGGAAATGTTGGGATGGGTGTTGATCCAAGTTCACAACCACGCCGTGCTCTCTTCCTTCTTCGCCGGCGTGCGCAAGTCCATCGACGCAGACACATTCGACGCCGACGTCACCGCCTTTGAGCGATACTACGAGTCTACACTGCCCGAGAAGACAGGACAAGGCCCCAGAGTCAGAGGCTACCAATTCAAAGCCGAGGAACACGCCAAGCCCGAGAAAAAGAACCAGAGAGTATTCACAAAATACGACGACGCAAAGATTGCTGAGCTTAGACTAGCCGCTGCGCATGGACAGCAGCCTGGCTCCAAGCCGGCGATGCGAGACGTCATTGACGATGAAGCGCTGGTCGGACTGGTAGGGCTAGGAGAGGTGGATGTCGATGGCGCGCGCCAGGTCGAGAGCTTGAGCCTGGAAGATGATACAACAAAGCGGTGA